Within the Oncorhynchus mykiss isolate Arlee chromosome 4, USDA_OmykA_1.1, whole genome shotgun sequence genome, the region ACTTTGGATCCACCCATAGAACATCCATGTCAAAATGAGATTTTCATGGAAGTTTGAGTTACAGGAGTGGATCTCATGGTAGGATCCAGCTCCCAAGGAATGTGATTGGCTGCTTTGTTTGGACAGTAAGCCCACTGTGTTTTTATCTTCTGCAAGACCACAATGTTTTTATATTTAACTTATTTCAAGACGGAAAAAATTCATGCTATTTTGCTAGAACTTGTAAATGTTTTACTATTATTTTTATataaacatttttgttgttgttggtgtgaaTACATTGTGAACTGAGGACTGACTTGAAGGGTTCTTATAGAACCCAGACTTGGCGTCATTGCAAAGCTATAGCACTTTAGGGTTTTTCTGTTCATTCATTCTGATTATATTCTGCCTTTCTTGCCGCTGTTCCTTTTCTATCACACACTTTCAGGTCCATGACTTCTGTATATCAGGTATAAACCATGTTTTAGATGTATTTGTCTCTGAGCCAATGAGTCTCTAAGTATTTTGTCTGTCAATGTCTGTTTATTAAAATTATAATTTCAGTCTTTTCTAAATCTCATATTCCCTGTTTTTTTCCCCAAGTCTCAAGGCCTCCTGTAGTTAGTAAATGTACTGAAAGTCTGTTAAGCGTGGACTTGGTTACTGTGATAAAAGCCTGATATGTGTAACTAATCGTGGGTTATCGCTGCAGTGATCCATCCCTGTGTGATAGAGGCTCCATTCTATGTGACTTATACCTTATTTAAGAGCTGATGATGGCGGAAAATAGTCCAGGGAGGATGGGACCCGGCGGTAAGAAGGCAGCAGCAGTAAAAGACTATTAGCAGTACTGCCTTATCGACTGCAGCATATCAGCGGTGAAGCATTGATCTATTCTCAGCGGATAGAATGGAGACTCAATGTTCTTTAGTTTACCATACTAGTGTTATGAAAATGTTCATGAATTTGACCACTTTTAAAGTGGACCTGCATCAATGATTTCAAAGTCACTACATGAATTACAATTGaaaaacccatttcataaagctaCAAACTGAACTATATTTAGTAACTTTCTTTGGAGAGATGGTGATTGGGTATAAATTGGCATTTGGTGGTCTAAATTCTGTCTTTAATTGCCATTTCCTGAAAGTCACTTCCCACACGTCAACTCATTTTTTTCAGCTTCAGAATCATCTGCATTCACCACATTTTGTATGGTTATTCTTAGATACACTCACCAGTCAGTTTTTTAGGTACATCCATCTAGTACCGGCTCGAACTCCCCTTTGCCTCAAACAGCCTGAATCCTccggggcatggattctacaaggtgagAGAAAAGTTTGTTTTGCTcgattggtatcaagggacctaacgtgtgccagaaAAAACATTCCCCACAACATTATACCACCGCCACCAACCAGTACCAGGCAGGATGgttccatggactcatgctgcttacgccaaatcctgggATTTGTCGGACCAGGCAGTGTTTTTCCAGTCCTCAATTGTTCAGTGTTGGTGATCACatgcccactggagccacttcttgtttttatctgATTGGAGTGTAATTCCGTGTGGTCATCTGTTGCAATAGACCATCTGTCACAAGGATTGGCGAGTTGTGCGTTCTGAAATGCCATTCTGCACACCCCTGTTGTACTGTGTCGTTATTTGTCTGCTTGTGGCCCGCCTTTTAGCTTGCATGAGTCTTGCCATTCTccgttttcgcccacaggactgccactgatattatgtttttttttttttttgcaccattctcagtaaaccctagacactgttgaGTGTGAAGCCCAGGAAGGCAGACGTTTTAAAGATACTGGATCTGGCACcaacgatcataccacgctcaaagtctcTTAGGTCCCTCATTTTGGCCATTTTAACATTCACGCGGACAGTAActggatgcctgtctgcctgctttatatacagcacattcggaaggtattcagaccccttgactttttccacattttgttatgttacagccttattctaaaaaggattGAATtgattttttcctcatcaatctacacacaatactccttaatgacaaagcaaaaactactcttttgacatttttgcaaatgtattacaaataaaaacataccttatttatataagtattcagacccttttgctatgagactcggaattgagctccggtgcatcctgtttccattgatcatccttgagaactAGAACTTGATTGGCCATAAATAAATAGACAATGTGCCTTTTCAAGGTCTCACatttggcagtgcatgtcagagcaaaaaccaagccatgaggtcgaaggaattgtccgtagagctccaagacaggattgtgtcgcagCACAGagctggggaaggataccaaaacatttctgcagcattgaaggtccccaagaacacagtggcctccactgTGAAAGAATTTTGGAACCTCCAAGATTCTTCCTAgtactggccgcccggccaaactgagcaatcgaggagaaggtccttggtcagggaggtgaccaagaacccgatggtcactctgcaGAGCTCCAGAtatcctctgtggaaatgggagaacctttcagaaggacaaccatctctgcagcactccaccaatcaggccgtttttggtagagtagccagacggaagccactcctcagtaaaaggcacatgacagcccgcttgtttgccaaatggcacctaaaggactctcaaaccatgagaaacaagattctctggtctgatgaaaccaagattgatctctttggcctgaaagccaagcgccacgcctggaggaaacctggcaccatccctacctggcaccatccaagtctctgaatgtccttgggtggccgagccagagcctggacttgaacccgatcaagcatctctggaaagacctgaaaatagctttgcagcgaagttccccatccaaactgacagcgcttgagaggatctgcagagaagaatgggagaaactccccaaatacaggattgccaagtttgtagcgtcatacccaagaagactcgaggctgtaatcgctgccaaaggggcttcatcaaagtaccgagtaaagggtctgaatacttatgtaaatgtgatcattttgtatttttttacacTTTGTGTgtatgaggggggaaaaaacaattgaatccattttagaataaggctgtaacgtaacaaaaatgtgaagatgtgaaggtgtctgaatactttccgaatacttTGCACCAACATTACTTGGCTTTATCCATTTTTTTGTGGTTGCTGATCATTTTTGCAGTCAAATGGATGTGCCCTAGAACGACAAAGCTTTGTGATAATCTGTTGTGCCATATTTCTTGCTGCTGCCTTGTGCACTACTGCGGATGtaattagttgtctctgattgggactGGAGATTAACAGCCCATGAGATTGTCTCTGCATTATCTGGAATCACTGAGAATTGAGTATTATTGGTAAAGCGAGATTTCAACGCAAAGCCTTGAAATATTGTACAAGTTTAGACCTCTGAAAATAATTCAATAATCCACCAGTTATCTGCATACTTTTATTTCAGTTTTACAAAAAACGTACCATACGTAGAAATTAAATATCAAACATTTACACACTTTTACTTATTTTAtacaataaatcaaatgtatttacacgTTTACACAAAATCTACAGGAAATACTGATATTTGGCATATTTACAATTTTCATACAGTACAAGACAGCACTCTGAAACATTACACTTAGCTGGTGAACAAAAATTTGAGTAGACTCTTGCCTGTAATACATTGGTTGTAACATTCCTGTTATTATAAGTCCTTACAGTGGGATCTTTCTTTGTTCAATTTCCGTATGGTTTACAAATGACAATATATTTACATTTAATATATACTTTCCAAAGTTATCAAAAGTGATCAAAATATAGATTTGTTTAATGAGGATTTTGGTGACATTAAGAAGTAGAATTCGTCTCAAATATTTGTATTGGCAGCATATGAAGATATCCTTATTACGTCATCTGAATTATAAACAACACTCATGCAAGTGTTTGATAAAGAATGTGTCAATTTCTGCTCATTTTCTGTGCAGGTTACAACATTGAGACTTCACTGTAGGCATCAAAGTACGACAAGCAGGGCGAGTTCCTTTTATATTTCATTGTGTCAGCATCTCACACAGACTTTTTTTGTACAATACACTTATCACTATACATTTGAGGAGATTTTCCACTACATTTATTGGTGCATTTCTTTTGATGAAGCTGACAGGTGTGTGAGCATGCGTGTGGTGTTAGGGGACAGTTATGGCGTAGAAAGCTGACCGACTGAGCCTCCCCAGAATTTAGGAAGGTTGTTTGGAGGCAATGTGGAGGCACTGGATGGAACTAACAAACTACTGGTACGACAAACAGAAACCCTGTGCAAAGCTCCACGGCATGTAGGCCTATGACAGCGTGGGAGTGGGTGAGGAGGGTGTATGGATGTGCTTTTGGAGAGTGTGGATAGGTGAGAGTATAGAGATGGGGTTCATTTATCTGACCTCTCTCTTCTGAAAACCCATAACAGTGCAAGAAAACGTCCATCCTGGGGCTATGACTCAAAGCAAAATTTAACAACACGTTCCACTATAGCCTATCGTCAGTGAGTTTCAAATTAGGGACAGAGAACTGTCTGAGTCTTAGCCAGTCTATTTGCCAGCTCCGCTTAGGGCATATCATGGGGCATAGATTAATACAGCCCACAATGCTAAAATTAATCGACCAACTCCTTTTGTAAATTGGCCTGTCTTGAGGCTTCCTCTTCTGAGTGAGATGAGTGAGCTTGTAGGATGCTTTCTCACACTGACATAATCCATTATTTGTACCTGAACTCTTTTCAGTTGTGAACAATACGATGCTTCCATTTGGCAGACACCCTCGCTGAAGCACATATAAAAGGCTGGGTAAGACAGAATTGGTTTTAAGGTTCTCACGTCAATATCAATGTATTACGCCAAAGAACTCCTAGACAAGCCATTACACAGTGCTGCTGCCCTAATGCACAGTGCCAGTGAGGGAGTGTTAAAGTCAAACAAAGCCAAACGGCTGTCGAACATTGCAGTACATCAGCACCAACTGGTGAAGTGGTTGCATACAGTACTAAAAACATGTCCTGATACATGTACCATTGTATTTTCATGTCTGTCTCCCTAAAATGCAGTTTCTTGTGATAGTTTTCTTATGATAATTGGCAGCCCTCTTAGGACATGGAAACTATTTTTTTAAGTATCAATATCTCCTGAATGAATGGTGTTTATGTGGGAATCTTTGGCATGATATGGTGAATATACACACGGTACAGTCGTACATTTGTTTGGGTCCTGTAAAACTGACGATGGATCAAAAATGTTTCTTGGTTTCATGGTGAGGCTTTTCCACAGTGTTTCCATTCCTAGCTTACGTCCTCAATGATGCTTGCGTATGTGTGCTGTATGTTCTTTATATTGACTGGCAACGTTTTAGAGAAGCCAAACCCGGCCCACTCCCTTTCAAACTCTCCTGTCCCCATGGTGACCGTGTGTCTTAGCCCATAGGGTCCTGGCAGTGTGTGCAGTAGGCCATGTCATCAGAGTACAACTCCACCTGGATGGTGGTGCTATAGAAACCAAACTTGGTTTGGAGGATCTCTGTAGCCTCCTTAAGGACACTCTGGGGATCAGCAttcttctctggaaaacaacaatGACCATAACAGATGTCAACAATCatctattttatttaacctttatttaactaggcaagtcagtgaagaacaaattcttatttacaatttacagttaacgacagatttttttttaccttgccagctcagagattcgatccagcaacctttcagttactggcccaacgctctaaccactaggctacttgccgtcCAATACCGTAATGTCTAACTGTGAAGTTATGtatgatatttttttattttggccACAATTGGCAGTGTGTGTGGATGAACATGCTAGACTGTATCTGCACAATCTAAATGGATGTGCCAGATTGAGTAAAGTTGGTTTCTGACCGATGGCTACGTGGACAGAGACCAGGGTCTGTCCTGCGGTCAGGGCCCACACGCGCAGGTTGTGCATAGACTTTACCATCTTCAGAGACAGCAACACCTCCTTCACGGAGTCAAACTCTATTCCCCTAGGAGCCCCTGTAAAAGATTTGAGGACAGATGAGTATTGCATCAATAGTTCATTCACTTCATGGAACTCACGGCCATGTTCTACTGATGTATTTCTccttaaataaaatatttttacaaACTGAGGAAAATGTCTGGATAAACATTTTATTGTTTGAATTCACCTGGACTCAGGTCAGAGCAAGAGAAACAGAAAAGACTGTTGAGTTGAGTTTACCTTCCATGAGTACCCTGAAGACATCCCTGAGGATGGTGATCGTGGTCCCCAGGACAAACACGGAGAAGAGGAAGGTACAAATGGGATCTGCTACTTTGTATTCAGGCTGCAACAGAAGGTCCACAGGAGAGAGtatgaggagagcagaggggagtggTATCAGGTGGTGATGGGGTGCTGCTCTACTGATGTCATAACACATTAGGCCAGTCAGATCACAGGGAAGGTTTTTAACAGAAGAGCAATATATACCCAGCCAATTCTGTCTTACCCAGCAGGGTGATGAGATGAGTTAAACCCCTTCCTATTGAGactgtaaatataaatatataaggGATACACTTGTTGCActgtaaataaatacagtataacaatatgccataatgtaatttgtactgtaagatgtatgtaaacaccAGTATTTGTTGCTGACCCTGAAGAAGATGACGATGGCAGCCACTAGGACCCCAACACTCTGTAGGAGGTCTCCCAACACGTGAATGAAGGCTGCTCTCACACTGGTGTTGCCATGGCCATGACCCAGAAGAGCATGGGAGTGGCCGTGACCCACATGGGAGTGGCCGTGACTCATATGGGAGTGGCTGTGACCCACAGGGCTCTGCCCGTTCTCGTCTATCTGCTGGTAGCCTGAGCCTTGGGCGTGGAAGGTGGTAGAGTGGTGGAGGATGTACGCCATGCTACAGGACAGAGGGAATAGAGAATGCTACATGTCAATAGTCTAAAGTTCCTCCTCTTAGTTTTTCTTAAATTCATATGCTTTGGGGGGAAAAGACAGCATAGTTGAATGGAATATATGTCTGACTCCAGCTGTTATTTGCATCACTTTGTGTAGTTTTTCCAGATCAAGCCGTGATAATGAACCCCTCACATGATGTTTACTATGACGGCACAGCCGGAGGTGATGAGCATCGCTTGACTGTTGATCTCATAGTCGTTCCTGACTATCCTCTCGATGGCCAGGTACACCAGCACCCCAGTCACTATCCAGATGGACATCACTGACACCAGGGCTCCTAGGATCTCTGTGGGGGTTGGAGACAGTGACGATCAGTATCACACATCCAATGACCCCTGGAAAGGTCATTTTAGAGCATTGTGACCGTGGCTATTATCATTCAGCTATTACAACATTTGCCATGTAATCTGGAGTTTAAATGGTAAAAGAGAAAGTACATTCACATATGTTTTAAGGTGATATGTCATGGGCCTAACCTGAGCGGTGCCACCCAAAGGTCATGGTTTTGGTGGGCGGTCTGGAGGAGATCCACAGGGAGAAGAGACTGACCATCATGCTGCCAAAGTCAGTCAGGAGGTGAGCTGCATCTGTCATGATAGCCAAACTGTGGGCCAGGTAGCCACCTATAGACACATTGACACAATGGAGATGTCTCAGAGGCAGGCGCACATCAGGACCATGTTTTAGATGCTATTGATGATGACTAGGTCTCATGAAAGGAAAATACAGACTGTGTTTTTGAACAACTAAACTATTATAATTTTGATTACAATGACAGCTAAATTGAATTTCACTTAGAGGGCGGctgaacttcctgatttggcctaattttacatttatttaattaaGAAATGCTAGCGACCATGTCTGAATTCAAACGTGAGTTGGTTTCAGGGTGTGGCTTGATGTTGGTGTCTCTTGTGTGTTCGTAAATTAACTGGCTGGTGACTGTGGCAAAATTGGTTTGGCTTTGGATTTCCTATctccagggttagttaggggttgTCAATAAATTGCACAATGTAAATgagacaatattttcatgttgcacaccTCTAAgttctcattaaatgctttcaatatttgtatatacatttttacaatttATAGTTGGTGGCCacgtcacatggtcaggaaaagCTCCTGGCCCTAGGTATGAAATAGTATTAATCAGTCTAAAATGCTATCTTCCAGCCTTACCTATGACCTCTCCAATCATGAAGATGAGGCACACAATGGAGGCGACGTACAGCTTCTTCTTAGCCAGAAGCTTGTCATGGTTCTCCTCACTCACTGCTTTGTTACCATGGCAATGGGCACCAACAGGCTGCTTCTTCAGCTTGGTGGCACCAGTCGCATCTCCGTTTTCAAACGGGAAGTTGGGATAGTCTTCTTTGGAGTCTGGAAAGGAACTGAAAAAGATCAAAGATTATGAATACATTAGAACTAGTGCATTTATGGAGGTTGAaaaaccctgacctagtgagatctACATAGAGGCTTAACCAAGCTAGCCGTCTTGATTACTTCCAAGTCTCGTTCTTGCTGGCATCAAAAGTATAAAAAGTATTAATAGGAGACTGAATGCGATCGGACCACCATCTAATTGGCCTCCATataactcttacagaatttccacgtggatGGGGATATAGGAAATTTAATCTAAACTTATTGGatgataatttgttcttaactaagaTAAAATAATTCATAATTTACTTTTTTTGtacaacataggtacagcagatccccttattgtatgggacactttcaaatgtacttttagagACCATTCAATACAATGCTCATCATTAAAAC harbors:
- the LOC110522262 gene encoding zinc transporter 2-like isoform X2, whose product is MDTTVNSEINSEKSHLVSEKNGKMYSLKSSFPDSKEDYPNFPFENGDATGATKLKKQPVGAHCHGNKAVSEENHDKLLAKKKLYVASIVCLIFMIGEVIGGYLAHSLAIMTDAAHLLTDFGSMMVSLFSLWISSRPPTKTMTFGWHRSEILGALVSVMSIWIVTGVLVYLAIERIVRNDYEINSQAMLITSGCAVIVNIIMAYILHHSTTFHAQGSGYQQIDENGQSPVGHSHSHMSHGHSHVGHGHSHALLGHGHGNTSVRAAFIHVLGDLLQSVGVLVAAIVIFFRPEYKVADPICTFLFSVFVLGTTITILRDVFRVLMEGAPRGIEFDSVKEVLLSLKMVKSMHNLRVWALTAGQTLVSVHVAIEKNADPQSVLKEATEILQTKFGFYSTTIQVELYSDDMAYCTHCQDPMG
- the LOC110522262 gene encoding zinc transporter 2-like isoform X1, encoding MDTTVNSEINSEKSHLVSEKNGKMYSLKSSFPDSKEDYPNFPFENGDATGATKLKKQPVGAHCHGNKAVSEENHDKLLAKKKLYVASIVCLIFMIGEVIGGYLAHSLAIMTDAAHLLTDFGSMMVSLFSLWISSRPPTKTMTFGWHRSEILGALVSVMSIWIVTGVLVYLAIERIVRNDYEINSQAMLITSGCAVIVNIIMAYILHHSTTFHAQGSGYQQIDENGQSPVGHSHSHMSHGHSHVGHGHSHALLGHGHGNTSVRAAFIHVLGDLLQSVGVLVAAIVIFFRPEYKVADPICTFLFSVFVLGTTITILRDVFRVLMEGAPRGIEFDSVKEVLLSLKMVKSMHNLRVWALTAGQTLVSVHVAIGQKPTLLNLAHPFRLCRYSLACSSTHTANCGQNKKISYITSQLDITVLDGK